The following coding sequences are from one Dreissena polymorpha isolate Duluth1 chromosome 8, UMN_Dpol_1.0, whole genome shotgun sequence window:
- the LOC127840681 gene encoding uncharacterized protein K02A2.6-like — translation MEAAHKDAAELQLSTAADVPVNRVGHSTKPKKWKHHKHAKESTKCIHCGKTNHPSDKCRLKDAVCHHCKAKGHIKAICRNLKSVQCMEENVSVINTVNKGDNGKFIVKPKINDVEVPMELDTGSAVTLISNKDFRKRFGNMKLDPAFSILKTYSGNFIEQQGTVMVHVSYIGQSRTMRLCVVKGDGPALFGRDWLSHIKLDWDTLFNVNSVTTEGLKVRLNSILDKHKDVFSDSIGQVKGIKARLTLNENAQPKFIKARPVPYSIKPKIEKELDSLESQGIISKVDTSEWATPIVPVVKRNGDVRICGDFTVTVNQSIKVDRYPLPRIEDIFANLSNGRKYSKLDIRQAYLQLECEDDTKELLTINTHRGLYRYNRMLYGVSSAPAIWQRTMDQILQGIPGVQCMLDDMVITGESDNVHLDNLQKVLCRLQQYGIKVNKDKCEFFVPRITFFGHEIDEQGLWKCQDKVEAVLNTTPPCDVTSLRAYLGVLNYYHRFLPDLATVTKPMNALLEKNRKFVWSKECQSAFEKSKTLLITEPVLTHYNPELPVRLASDASPFVRTNSGHERGNQP, via the exons ATGGAAGCTGCACATAAGGACGCCGCCGAGTTACAGTTATCGACAGCCGCCGATGTGCCTGTCAATCGAGTTGGACATTCAACAAAACCCAAGAAATGGAAGCATCACAAACATGCCAAAGAGAGCACCAAGTGCATCCATTGTGGGAAAACTAACCACCCCTCCGATAAATGCAGACTGAAAGATGCAGTTTGTCATCACTGTAAAGCAAAGGGACATATAAAGGCTATATGTAGGAACCTTAAGTCGGTGCAGTGTATGGAGGAAAACGTTTCAGTGATCAACACTGTAAACAAAGGAGACAACGGGAAATTCATCGTTAAGCCGAAGATTAACGATGTCGAGGTACCCATGGAGCTTGATACAGGATCAGCAGTAACCCTCATATCAAACAAGGATTTCCGAAAACGATTCGGAAATATGAAGCTCGATCCTGCTTTTTCCATACTGAAGACATATTCAGGCAATTTCATAGAGCAACAAGGGACAGTTATGGTTCATGTCAGTTATATTGGACAATCACGAACAATGCGACTTTGCGTCGTAAAAGGTGATGGGCCTGCACTGTTCGGAAGGGACTGGCTGAGTCACATCAAACTGGACTGGGACACACTTTTTAACGTGAACTCTGTGACAACGGAAGGTCTGAAGGTACGTCTAAATTCTATACTTGACAAACATAAAGACGTGTTTAGTGACAGTATAGGACAGGTGAAGGGCATTAAGGCAAGGCTCACCCTAAATGAAAATGCTCAGCCTAAATTCATAAAGGCTAGGCCGGTACCGTACTCTATTAAGCCAAAAATAGAGAAAGAACTGGACAGTCTCGAGAGTCAAGGAATCATCTCGAAAGTGGACACCAGTGAATGGGCGACACCGATCGTTCCTGTCGTAAAAAGAAACGGCGATGTGAGAATATGCGGTGATTTTACGGTTAccgtaaatcaatcaatcaaggtTGATAGATATCCTCTCCCAAGAATCGAGGACATTTTCGCCAATCTGTCAAATGGGCGAAAATACAGCAAGCTTGATATACGACAAGCGTACCTACAACTAGAATGCGAGGACGACACCAAGGAGTTGCTAACGATCAACACCCACCGAGGATTGTACCGTTACAACCGGATGCTATATGGGGTTTCTTCTGCTCCAGCTATATGGCAACGCACAATGGACCAAATTCTTCAAGGAATCCCTGGGGTGCAGTGCATGCTGGATGATATGGTGATTACTGGTGAAAGTGATAATGTGCATTTGGATAACTTACAAAAGGTGTTGTGTAGGTTACAGCAATATGGAATTAAAGTAAATAAGGACAAGTGTGAGTTTTTCGTGCCAAGGATTACATTCTTTGGTCATGAAATTGACGAACAAGGTTTATGGAAGTGTCAGGATAAAGTAGAGGCGGTATTGAATACAACACCTCCATGTGATGTTACATCACTTAGGGCATATCTCGGGGTACTCAATTATTACCATCGTTTTCTGCCAGATCTCGCGACCGTAACAAAGCCCATGAACGCGTTGCTCGAGAAAAATCGAAAATTCGTCTGGTCAAAAGAATGCCAGAGCGCGTTCGAAAAGTCGAAAACACTTCTCATTACGGAACCTGTTCTTACACACTACAACCCGGAACTTCCGGTTAGGCTCGCGTCGGATGCCTCACCGTTCG TTAGAACAAATTCCGGTCACGAGCGCGGAAATCAGCCGTGA